Below is a genomic region from Tripterygium wilfordii isolate XIE 37 chromosome 12, ASM1340144v1, whole genome shotgun sequence.
ATTGGAGCAGTTCTGTTGCTATATGTGCTTTTCTGGTTGAAGgttagtttttttatttctgCTTTTATTTGTCTCTACTTGATAATTTCAGGTTTCCATTCTGTTATGTGTACAACTGTATGAGAATGTTGggaatccttttctttttaccaaaaagaaaaaaaagaaaagatgttgCTAGATGATAATACGACCTTAAATTTCTTTCTTGAGGGGAGGGGACATGCTTGATCTATATTTGTTTCTCTTGACAACAGCTGAATTCTCTTCACTTTTTAGTTGATGCTGTCTATTTGTCTCTCTTTGACAACAGCTGGATCTATTTACCACACTGAAAACGCTTGGTTTCTTGGGTGTGTTCCTGATTTTGGTCGGGCACAAAATCCTTTCACACCTAGCCTCAACATCAGCCAAGTTGAAATCTGCCTAAAAATGAGGACATCTAAGCGGGAAAAAAAGGATGAGCACCATGCTAGAGTGTACGaatttttctcaattttgtAGTTTTCTTGCTATGTGATAACTGGTTAGACGTTAAGTTATACAGTATTTACTGGAAAGTAACTTTCTCCCTGTGGTCACTTTCGGGTGTTTGGTATCTGGTTACCATGCTTACGTATCTTATCATTGGCTCTGCGAGCAGAATACATTACAGTTAGGGTAGCATACTAAGAATGATTTATATGCAGCACCCCCAGTTTCAGAATGACAAAATATTTATTGTTATGTTGGCACTTGGCAGTGGTTCAATGGAGGAATTCTTctatgtggatcaaaaagtgtggaccaactttgtggatcaaaattcaatggttgtaataaagcaTAACATAAGTGGGAGTCACtcatttattatgggactcaTTACATTCATAGTTGAAAAATAAGTTCACAAAATTGGTTCACATTTTtagttcacataggagaatttttgTGGTTCAATGATCGTTACAGCAGGATTGAAATGTGGCCCATCATAGATCGTATTTGAGACGGTCCGTCCAGTCAAAGCTTACATCCGGCCCATATCGTCGGCCCTCACCATTAGTCTTGGCCTATAAGGATGGGTTTACTTATATACATAATGTATTAATATGACGTAAATTGGGCTCTGATCATGGCGCTTACCATGGGCTAAGGCCCATAAGGTGGGTTATTATAGTGTTAACTATAAGTTTAAGGCCCATTAAAATGCCTAAATTTTGGGCTCACCGAACCCGTTGACCACTTCACAAACGGCCCAGAGAtgttttccttctctctcttaaTTTCTCTGAACATccttccttgatttctttttctttcaaccAGTTGATTCTCAGCCCATAGTTTTTTATTAATCGATCATTTTTTTCCTATACAACGCAGTTTTAAAATGTTCAAAATCGTGCCATCACAACTGCTATGCAGTGTGTAACAACGGTATAAGCCTATTAAGGTGTCCAAGttacaaccaaaagaaaaaccCCGCAAGATGGATACAAAAATTACAACCAAAGCAAACAATTCAAGACTCCTAGCAGAATATTCATAGCAGCAGAATATTAGAGGGAACCAATTCAAGACTCCTAGCAGAATATTCTTAGCAGCAGTATGGGCAGACATACCAAGTTCGGCCACATGACAGAAATACTTTATAACACTTTGGCATGCGATAGGAAATATCCATATTCATAAATGCTTCTAAACAATGCAAGCCATAAATGTTCAAGCCTAATCACGATTTCAGTACTTGGGTGGCGGCTGCTGGGTTGGCAACAACCCAAATCTCTTCTTCAGGAGAACTCTTTGCCTAGAGTACTTGTCATCCGGAGAAAAGCGAGCTGTCCGTTGAAAGAGGAAACATGGAAAGCACAATAGGAATTAGAATGTGCCTTAGAGTCATCTAGATGTATAATATAATTAAAGAGAAGCTAAAAGAATAATGAGAGCGATAATTTCTGAAGGACCAGGAGAGTAGGGGGGCAAGAATTTTCCGTTTATTATCACTCTCTAATAAAACTGTATCCATTCTTAAGAATTCGTCATTTAAAAGCTAAGCAAAAAAAGGAACACTTTGATCAATGCCTCTATTCTTTGACCACTTGGAAAACTTGTGTTATTgaggaataaaagaaaatcataaacCAATTACCTGGATGTGCGGATTGGGTTGCCAATCCCAGCGGTGATTCTTTCTGCATGTAAAGATCCAATCaacatgaaaaaataaagaaaaaaatatgctGCATGGTGATGAAGAGAAAACAATAGGCTAAATGGCAAAAATTGgaaatgcatataatatatgtgGTTTAATGGGACTAACACGATTATCATTACGTTAGATATTATCATTGAACTAACACAAAGGAGTACCAGGATCACCTATGGCATATGGCTTAAAAACTACTTCAATCCAAATTGAATGGTAGCACTGTTCGATCGGTTCTATCTTACAGGGACTAAAACTAGATTTCAAACAACCAAGGCCAACATCAGATTACCAGCACCGTAGATTTTTTTCACAGGGTACTATGACTACTATGTCTGCATAAGCTACTGTGCGCACGCAcatttgctttggaatttggattTGCGTCAAGAAATGTAAGCACTCGATTTCAGACCTGTTAATTCCTCAGGGACACAAAAGTGTCCTCAGCATAAATCTAGATGCAGCTGCCTCACAACAATTTATATTAGACTAAGCATCAAGAGACAACTTTCATGGAAAAAATTAGATTGTCCCATCAATCTTAGAAAAGCCTAGAGAATACCATCAAAATTGACCTACACAAGCCACTGAAAAGAATATATGCCAAAGTAGCAAAGttacattttaaaaaatcttCATCAAGTTTCAGAAACTTTGAAAGGAATGTAAAGAAGCAAGCTTTTCAATACTTATATTTAATGTCTGACTTTCGAGATTATTACTTCTAAATTCTAACCTACATGGTAACAATACTTGGACCTTAAAAAGTTCATGTCAGAAAAGAAACCAAATCCATTCTATGGAAAAACCCTAACATGTCAATCATGCTTTCAAGGCATTTCTCGAGATTATGGTAAAGGAAATGTTCCAAATGGTTTCAAGGTTATCCATAAACTTGTCACTCAGAGCCCCCCTCAAACCCCCTTCCCAAGGTTACCAACCTCAGCACCATTCACCTACTCTCTCCCAAACATTGTTAATAGCTCTCCCCTGCCCTCACTCTAAAGACCACCAAACCTCCCAAATCCCTTCCCACTTCCTCGAAATCGTAGCAGAGAAGATCAATCACTACAGAATACATCAAATCGCAGTATAACTTATTGAATCTACGACTAGTAGTAGCCTGTGCCAATGACATACCTTGGTTGTGTAGACTTTGTCGCCGTTCTCGTTTATGTAAAACTGAAGATACATTGTAACTAGTTTCTAGCCCTGTATTAGATAAAATAGATTTCAATCCTCCAGCAGCAAAATATTTATTacgaaaacaaaagaaaaccaaagaagacaacaaaacaaaatctgTGGCGCAGCGAAGGTTCAACACGAAAAGCTGCAAGCGCCAGAACACACACTATAAACAAATTACAGAATCCCTACCGACGCGTAAAGAAAGCCTTACCTAGTTCAATTGGTAACAATCTGGTTCGGTTTGAGAGCGACGATAGTCCAAGTCAAAAACCCTAGAATGATCTGCTAGGGTTTAGCGAACTACAATTATAAGCAGGAATGCAAAGTTGATCCCCTAGGGCTTTCCTTTTCATGGCCCAGAATAAGGCCCACATTTATCTACACAGCCCAGCTAACATCACTGGGCTCTCTTTTCAAGGCCCAGAGTGAAACGAAAATTTAATTACCTTGCTTTCTTTTCATGGCCAATAGGGTCCAAGTGAACCAACAACAGCCTCCCCACGGCCCAAGCCCAAAGCCTGGAGAGGAAGGGCAATACCGTAAATACATCAACCTTTCTCTCTTTGCAGTTGACCTTTCTTCTCTGAATCTCTCCCCACTCTTCCCACCCACGTTTCTGCAACTTCTATTGACACCTTCCCTACCATACTCAGAACGCTAAGTTACACCTAACCGACAACGATTCCAGTAAATCTTGTTCTGAAAGTGCATTCCTTTGAATTTGCTTCCAAACGATGTCGTTCGAGGAGGACGAAGAATCGCTCGAGCAAACTCTTCTGGTGGTCCGTGAGGTCGCCGTCTACAAAATCCCTCCCCGTTCCACCTCCGGCGGCTATAAATGCGGGGACTGGCTTCAATCCGACAAGATCTGGTCTGGTCGGCTCCGGGTTGTATCGTGCAAGGACCAGTGCGAGATCCGGCTGGAGGACCCAAACTCCGCGGAGCTTTTCGCTGCTTGCTTCATCAAGCCCGGGCAGCGAGAGAACTCCGTGGAGGCGGCCCTTGACTCATCGAGATACTTCGTGCTAAAGGTGGAGGACGGCCAGGGGAAGCACGCCTTCCTTGGGCTCGGATTCGCGGAGAGGAACGAGGCATTCGATTTCAATGTCGCGTTGTCGGATCATGAGAAGTACGTACGGCGAGAGAACGAAAAGGAGACCGGAGAAACCAGTGGCGCCGACAACCACATCGATATTCATCCGGCGGTCAATCACCGGTTGAAGGTACCTCGCCAAATTTAAAATCTTGCTTCgttttttcatcttcttttggaGAATTTACATCATATACTGGTTTGGGAAATATCAGAATGGTAAACAAACTCAAAGATCATACATGATTGATGATATTTGAAATCAGGTATTGTAGCTCATGTATGTAACTACATTACTGTCAATATCAGAATCTCTTTGTTAACAACTTAGAACAAGCAGCCGAGCTTGCTTTTATGTTGTTATTATCGTTGAAACTTTTTTTAAATTGATTCTCATCGCTGTCTCCAGTTGGTGGAAGAAGATTTTGGTATTGGTTGTTTCACTGCTTGGTTCGGGCTCTGGGCTCTGgctttttgttggtttatatcACTacctcattatatttcctgctATTATCTAGCCATCAAAAGGGGTAATGattgttttcattttgtttctgtCAAAAGGAAGGTGAAACCATCCGGATAAATGTGAAGCCCAAACCATCTAGTGGAACTGGCATGCTTTCAGCTTCCGGACTTTCTGGAGGAGCTTCCGGAAGTGGAAAGCCTAAGGCTTTGGCTCTTGCTCCACCGCCTGGTGGGGCTGGAAAAATTAGGACTCCTCTCCCGCCCCCTCCTAATGATCCTGCTGCTGTTAAGAAGACTTGTGCTAGTCATGGTGCTGGTCTCAGTGCACCTAGTGAGAACAGAAGAAGATCTGATCCTTCGTTAGATCTTTCTCAACTTGAGGTTTGCCTCCTTGATCATCTTGCATCCTCCTTCAGATTTTAAAGA
It encodes:
- the LOC120011575 gene encoding H/ACA ribonucleoprotein complex subunit 3-like protein; the encoded protein is MYLQFYINENGDKVYTTKKESPLGLATQSAHPARFSPDDKYSRQRVLLKKRFGLLPTQQPPPKY
- the LOC120011572 gene encoding uncharacterized protein At1g03900-like; translated protein: MSFEEDEESLEQTLLVVREVAVYKIPPRSTSGGYKCGDWLQSDKIWSGRLRVVSCKDQCEIRLEDPNSAELFAACFIKPGQRENSVEAALDSSRYFVLKVEDGQGKHAFLGLGFAERNEAFDFNVALSDHEKYVRRENEKETGETSGADNHIDIHPAVNHRLKEGETIRINVKPKPSSGTGMLSASGLSGGASGSGKPKALALAPPPGGAGKIRTPLPPPPNDPAAVKKTCASHGAGLSAPSENRRRSDPSLDLSQLERNLPSGSTSGSAKTAASGWTPF